Proteins encoded within one genomic window of Alteribacter populi:
- a CDS encoding nuclear transport factor 2 family protein: MSKNKEFFGKINEAFANGDIDFIVDNVTEDIQWIMVGMSAIHGKGEFIKAMEMMEPEKVIEYTTTNMIVHGNTAAIEGKMKMMDKSGVAKSYGFCDIYRLDKFTNGKVQEMTSYAIELDKH, from the coding sequence ATGTCAAAGAACAAAGAATTCTTTGGAAAAATCAATGAAGCCTTTGCGAATGGTGATATTGATTTCATCGTAGATAATGTTACGGAAGACATTCAATGGATTATGGTAGGGATGTCCGCTATTCATGGAAAAGGTGAGTTTATCAAAGCGATGGAAATGATGGAGCCCGAAAAGGTCATTGAATATACGACCACCAACATGATTGTTCACGGGAATACTGCTGCGATAGAAGGTAAGATGAAAATGATGGATAAATCTGGAGTGGCTAAGTCGTATGGTTTTTGCGATATTTATCGACTAGATAAATTTACGAACGGTAAAGTTCAAGAAATGACATCTTATGCTATTGAATTAGATAAACATTAA
- a CDS encoding helix-turn-helix domain-containing protein: MDRYSEIDEVIAYIHQHLHEPLPLAKLARYISYSPYHFTRIFKERIGLSPHYYVSSLRLQKAKDLLLNTNLNVRDIGLEIGQQSLGTFTTRFSERVGVTPSEFRNSSLQANDHLRSLKMLNEWPIPEPSITQHGKIEGTIKSETPFDGVILIGLFTKPIPEGLPLYGTLLSSLGEFCFTGVKPGTYYLMATSISWGMHTIDILLPQSTLRARLKDPIVVEPCSIVPHQQITLHGPRLNDPPILVSLPLLMNNFLSQVLQDRNR; the protein is encoded by the coding sequence ATGGACCGTTATTCAGAAATAGACGAAGTAATCGCGTATATTCATCAGCATCTTCACGAACCGCTTCCTCTTGCCAAATTGGCCCGTTACATATCTTACAGTCCGTATCATTTCACACGTATTTTTAAAGAAAGAATTGGTCTTTCACCCCATTATTATGTTTCTTCTCTAAGGTTACAAAAAGCAAAGGATTTATTATTGAACACGAATTTGAATGTCCGAGATATCGGGTTGGAGATCGGACAACAAAGCCTCGGAACCTTTACTACCCGATTTAGCGAGCGTGTTGGCGTGACGCCGTCTGAATTTCGCAACTCGTCATTACAAGCGAATGATCACTTGCGTTCATTGAAAATGCTTAACGAATGGCCTATACCCGAACCTTCAATAACTCAGCATGGCAAAATAGAAGGGACGATAAAATCGGAGACTCCATTTGATGGAGTTATTCTAATCGGCTTATTTACCAAACCAATTCCTGAGGGACTTCCCCTCTACGGAACACTACTTTCTTCGTTAGGAGAGTTTTGTTTTACAGGCGTCAAACCGGGAACTTATTACTTGATGGCTACATCCATCTCTTGGGGGATGCATACCATAGATATTTTACTTCCTCAGTCCACATTACGCGCAAGATTAAAGGATCCTATTGTAGTGGAACCCTGTTCAATCGTTCCCCACCAGCAAATTACGCTTCATGGTCCACGTCTAAACGATCCACCTATTTTGGTATCACTTCCACTGTTGATGAATAATTTTCTCAGTCAGGTTCTCCAAGATCGCAATCGATAA
- a CDS encoding GerAB/ArcD/ProY family transporter, whose amino-acid sequence MNKNKYVISPLEMSFSLIAFIIGVGVLTMPGVLADTLDTADGWISIIIAGLMIMVLTFIYVNLQKHFPGHTFLQFLRQGTLGKWWAFIFSVLFIVYFVTILGFEARVLEIVFDLYLLDRTPSYIIVASIFLVTSYAVSKGISGIIHLNVLFSPIILFVLMGIITFNVQNFELAPLLPVAPKGFVHILKGIPDVVLAFIGIEILFFFMAFMKEDKLSTWPLNIGIAIIMLSYLLVTIFTYFVFSMDESKVVTFGTVELAKEIEIPGGFFERVESMMITVWTMAIFNTIAISQLLAVHIVNDQFFSKSNINSPMDKEGKWLTAIIVFFAIIITFIPESITETFQFGDWIGTLGMSLFLGGVIVGYFTVWWRKKDSINTYSWQDKA is encoded by the coding sequence ATGAATAAAAATAAATACGTCATTTCCCCTCTGGAAATGAGCTTCTCCTTAATCGCTTTTATTATTGGTGTTGGTGTTTTGACTATGCCGGGGGTTTTAGCTGATACATTGGATACTGCTGATGGTTGGATTTCCATTATCATAGCTGGCCTTATGATCATGGTACTGACCTTTATATATGTAAATTTGCAAAAACACTTTCCCGGACACACGTTTCTACAATTCTTGAGGCAAGGGACACTAGGGAAGTGGTGGGCTTTTATTTTCTCCGTTCTTTTTATTGTCTACTTTGTCACGATACTCGGATTTGAAGCACGTGTATTGGAAATCGTTTTCGACCTGTATCTTTTGGATCGCACACCTTCATATATAATCGTAGCAAGCATTTTTCTTGTGACAAGCTATGCTGTGAGTAAGGGTATCTCTGGGATTATCCATCTAAATGTATTGTTTAGCCCGATCATTTTATTTGTATTAATGGGAATCATTACGTTTAATGTACAAAACTTTGAATTGGCCCCTCTTCTCCCTGTGGCTCCAAAGGGGTTCGTTCATATTTTGAAAGGAATACCAGATGTAGTTCTTGCTTTCATAGGGATTGAGATTTTGTTTTTTTTTATGGCGTTTATGAAAGAAGACAAGCTGTCCACATGGCCTTTAAACATTGGAATTGCGATTATTATGCTATCTTATTTGCTAGTTACCATATTCACATATTTTGTATTTAGTATGGATGAATCGAAGGTAGTCACCTTTGGTACGGTCGAACTAGCAAAAGAAATTGAAATTCCTGGTGGTTTCTTTGAACGTGTTGAATCGATGATGATCACCGTTTGGACAATGGCAATTTTCAATACAATAGCCATTTCTCAGCTGTTGGCAGTCCACATAGTGAATGATCAGTTTTTTTCCAAAAGTAACATAAATAGTCCAATGGACAAAGAAGGAAAGTGGTTAACAGCTATCATTGTTTTTTTCGCCATCATAATTACATTCATTCCTGAATCGATTACCGAAACGTTTCAATTCGGTGATTGGATTGGCACATTGGGAATGTCACTATTTCTTGGTGGCGTGATCGTCGGATATTTTACTGTCTGGTGGAGAAAAAAAGATTCCATCAACACATATTCTTGGCAGGACAAAGCATAA
- a CDS encoding GerAB/ArcD/ProY family transporter produces MNNQEKYMISPLEISITLIAYLIGVGILTLPGALANTLDTPDGWLTLLAAGFPTMVLTFLYVNLQKHFPGRTFLQYLRQGKVGKWWAFIFGASFIVYFVTILGWEARMLYIVLDMYVLGRTPPAVIIASVLLVTSYAVTKGLSGIIHINVLFLPIILFVLLFIFLFNIGQASLDQIRPVAPKGILHVLKAFPDVFIVLVGSEILMLLMAHMRADKLRAWPLNTAVAGATLAYILVTLFTYFIFSVDEAKVITFATVELAKVIEIPGGFFERIESMMIIVWTMSLFTTMIIAQLLTTHILKDQFFSQSAPKYGKQTKDRLLTPVIVFISIIIAFIPESIIETFQLGDWLGILALSILIGGLFIGYITVWWRKRAANKVKEQHTL; encoded by the coding sequence ATGAATAACCAAGAAAAGTATATGATCTCTCCTCTAGAAATAAGTATTACTTTAATTGCTTATTTAATCGGGGTTGGTATTTTAACTCTCCCAGGAGCGCTTGCGAATACGTTGGATACACCCGACGGGTGGTTAACACTCCTCGCTGCTGGCTTTCCTACGATGGTGCTCACTTTTCTATACGTAAATCTTCAAAAACACTTTCCGGGGCGTACGTTCTTGCAATACTTAAGGCAAGGTAAGGTCGGAAAATGGTGGGCTTTTATATTCGGTGCTTCATTTATAGTTTACTTTGTCACGATACTCGGATGGGAAGCACGTATGTTATACATCGTACTGGACATGTATGTGTTAGGCCGAACTCCTCCTGCTGTGATTATCGCAAGCGTTCTCCTAGTTACAAGCTATGCAGTAACAAAAGGGCTATCTGGTATTATTCATATCAATGTGCTATTCCTCCCTATTATTTTGTTCGTTTTATTATTCATTTTCTTGTTTAATATAGGACAGGCTTCACTTGACCAAATCCGCCCGGTTGCTCCAAAAGGGATTCTTCATGTTTTAAAAGCTTTTCCAGATGTGTTCATTGTACTAGTTGGGAGTGAGATCTTGATGTTGCTCATGGCGCATATGAGAGCGGATAAACTGCGTGCTTGGCCTTTAAATACAGCCGTTGCAGGAGCCACTCTCGCTTATATCCTGGTCACTCTGTTTACATATTTCATATTCAGTGTAGATGAAGCAAAAGTGATCACATTTGCTACAGTCGAATTAGCCAAGGTAATCGAAATTCCAGGCGGTTTCTTTGAGCGCATTGAATCGATGATGATCATCGTCTGGACAATGTCTTTATTCACAACAATGATAATCGCTCAGCTGCTCACTACCCATATTTTGAAAGATCAATTTTTTTCTCAGTCTGCCCCGAAGTATGGGAAGCAAACAAAAGACCGGTTGCTGACACCGGTAATTGTTTTTATCTCCATCATTATTGCTTTTATTCCGGAATCAATAATTGAAACATTTCAACTCGGGGATTGGCTCGGCATTCTAGCTTTGTCTATTTTGATTGGCGGTCTCTTTATTGGTTACATTACCGTTTGGTGGCGAAAAAGAGCAGCAAACAAAGTAAAGGAGCAGCACACGTTATGA
- a CDS encoding Ger(x)C family spore germination protein, with protein MKRIVRTLSLLSFTFLLFGCWDRTEIEEIGFVMGVAFDPVENEEQMKAQIEQEIGESLPNEHHMRLFRASHQIAIPDLLAETGNDGGAGGGQPYHNVVSTNMTNMDAGRRAAAKMSRSFNYEHLKVVVINEELARQGMLVHLIDFYIRDHEMRRRTHVFISADEAKSVLEKPIPLEDVPSLFIERLTENDPRVLQMARNREIGEISERLIGKRSYIIPRITTGKNDGDYVLTGAAVIRGTDNKMIGWLGENDIKGYNWVVGEAENGVLNVKVDREELGEESYIVFETDEMDTVVDYKRKDGQDTFNIEIKAEGMLVESWLHGVSIDDQETLHLLEAEIEDKIEKQAKDVIEKSQQEFHADVFDFIEQVKYKEYDYWEEIRESWGEQDGPFQQAEVTVNATVKLRHYMLQENLD; from the coding sequence ATGAAACGGATCGTACGTACATTGTCACTCCTAAGCTTTACTTTCCTTTTATTCGGATGCTGGGATCGTACGGAGATTGAAGAGATCGGATTTGTAATGGGGGTTGCCTTTGACCCCGTGGAAAACGAAGAGCAAATGAAAGCTCAAATTGAACAGGAAATAGGAGAAAGCTTGCCAAATGAGCATCATATGCGCTTATTTCGTGCCTCACATCAAATCGCGATTCCGGACCTTCTCGCCGAGACAGGAAACGACGGAGGAGCAGGAGGCGGTCAACCTTATCATAATGTCGTTTCCACAAATATGACGAATATGGACGCTGGGCGTAGAGCTGCTGCAAAAATGAGTCGTTCATTCAACTATGAGCATTTAAAAGTTGTCGTCATTAATGAAGAGCTTGCCCGTCAAGGGATGCTCGTTCATTTAATTGACTTTTATATTCGAGATCATGAAATGCGCCGACGTACCCATGTCTTCATTTCCGCGGATGAAGCGAAGTCCGTTTTAGAGAAGCCTATTCCGCTTGAAGATGTACCTTCTTTGTTCATCGAAAGGTTGACAGAAAATGACCCCCGTGTACTACAAATGGCTAGAAACCGAGAAATTGGTGAAATATCCGAACGGCTCATCGGCAAACGTAGCTATATTATTCCACGTATTACAACCGGTAAAAACGACGGCGATTACGTCTTAACTGGAGCAGCTGTTATTCGTGGCACCGATAATAAAATGATCGGATGGCTTGGAGAAAATGACATCAAAGGGTATAACTGGGTAGTAGGAGAAGCTGAAAACGGCGTACTGAACGTAAAAGTTGACCGGGAGGAGCTCGGAGAAGAGTCGTACATCGTTTTTGAAACAGATGAAATGGATACAGTAGTAGATTATAAACGTAAAGATGGTCAGGATACTTTCAATATTGAAATTAAAGCTGAGGGTATGCTAGTAGAAAGCTGGCTTCATGGTGTAAGTATTGATGACCAAGAAACCCTTCATTTGCTTGAAGCTGAGATTGAAGACAAAATCGAAAAGCAAGCCAAGGACGTTATTGAAAAAAGTCAACAGGAGTTTCATGCCGATGTATTTGACTTTATTGAACAGGTTAAATATAAAGAATATGATTATTGGGAAGAAATCCGAGAATCTTGGGGAGAACAAGATGGGCCATTTCAACAAGCAGAGGTTACTGTAAACGCTACGGTAAAGTTACGACATTATATGCTTCAAGAAAATTTGGATTGA
- a CDS encoding spore germination protein — protein sequence MLKKLFNKLNSNEVRKEDEYDLHLSQHLQETIDSVQNIVGESDDITLREFTIGNRISAGLFYIEGLSDEDTIEEDVLKPLIHLAEEKIKGSNTNDLPTIINEKVLSVISVSKHNSFDDALLPFMSGDALLVVDGVDKLITMDTRQYEKRGIEEPETEVLVRGPRDGFIEAIQTNISLLRTRIKDPNITVQLGEIGRRSKSQFAVIYMKGICKNDLVEEVRYRLACIETDIVPETGVLEQLMQDYVFTVFPQFLYTERPDKVVRALMDGKVIILLDGTPFALITPVTFQELLKSPEDYYENWFIGSLIRLLRYGAAFISIFLPALYIAVVSFHQGMIPTQLGLSIAAAREGVPFPSFVEAIIMEIALELLREAGVRLPRIVGSTIGIVGGLIIGEAAVRAGIVSPIMVIIVALTAISSFALPSYNVSIAFRIIRFIMMLAAATLGLYGMILVYICINIHLVGLRSFGSYYLSPFAPFHLLDWLDVVFRAPMSVMKSRPLEPKDKDHQKQV from the coding sequence ATGCTAAAGAAGCTTTTCAACAAATTAAATTCAAATGAAGTCCGAAAAGAAGATGAATATGACCTCCACCTCTCACAGCATCTACAAGAAACCATTGATTCTGTTCAAAACATTGTCGGAGAAAGCGATGATATTACCCTTCGTGAATTCACCATTGGCAATCGTATTTCGGCTGGACTTTTTTATATTGAAGGATTGAGTGATGAGGACACGATAGAAGAAGATGTGCTTAAACCTCTGATCCATCTTGCCGAAGAAAAAATCAAAGGCTCTAATACAAATGACCTTCCTACTATTATAAACGAGAAAGTCCTATCCGTCATATCCGTATCTAAACATAATTCATTTGATGACGCATTACTTCCATTTATGTCCGGTGATGCTTTGCTTGTTGTCGATGGGGTTGACAAGCTTATAACAATGGATACACGACAATATGAGAAACGGGGCATTGAAGAGCCTGAAACCGAAGTCTTAGTACGAGGACCAAGAGACGGCTTTATCGAAGCCATACAAACAAATATTTCATTGTTACGTACTCGAATTAAAGATCCAAATATTACGGTTCAATTAGGTGAAATCGGTCGTCGGTCCAAAAGTCAGTTCGCCGTCATTTATATGAAAGGTATCTGCAAAAACGATTTGGTGGAGGAAGTACGCTACCGACTGGCTTGTATTGAAACAGACATCGTACCGGAAACTGGCGTTTTAGAGCAGCTCATGCAGGATTATGTATTTACAGTATTTCCACAGTTTTTGTATACGGAAAGGCCGGATAAAGTCGTTCGTGCTCTAATGGATGGCAAAGTGATTATTTTACTCGATGGCACACCTTTTGCGCTAATTACTCCTGTAACATTTCAAGAGCTTCTAAAATCTCCCGAAGACTACTACGAAAATTGGTTTATTGGTTCATTGATCCGTCTTTTGCGTTACGGTGCGGCATTTATATCTATATTTCTTCCAGCTTTATACATAGCCGTTGTATCATTCCATCAAGGAATGATTCCTACACAGTTGGGGCTCTCAATTGCTGCAGCTCGTGAAGGGGTGCCTTTTCCATCCTTTGTAGAAGCGATTATTATGGAAATTGCATTAGAGCTGCTTCGTGAAGCAGGAGTTCGTCTGCCGCGTATCGTCGGCTCTACGATCGGGATCGTTGGAGGATTAATCATTGGAGAAGCCGCGGTTCGAGCTGGTATCGTCAGTCCAATTATGGTCATTATCGTCGCTCTAACGGCCATCTCCTCTTTCGCTCTTCCGTCGTATAATGTAAGTATCGCTTTTCGTATTATACGGTTTATCATGATGTTAGCTGCGGCAACACTCGGTCTGTACGGAATGATTCTCGTATATATATGTATCAATATCCACCTTGTCGGACTGCGCAGTTTCGGGAGCTATTATCTCTCACCTTTTGCTCCATTCCATTTATTAGATTGGCTTGATGTCGTATTCCGTGCCCCGATGTCGGTTATGAAATCTCGCCCATTGGAACCGAAAGATAAAGATCACCAAAAACAAGTATAG
- a CDS encoding DUF3231 family protein, with amino-acid sequence MQTNHNIDLTSAEVANLWTAYHNDTMIICVIKHALAHIQDSEVIDVLKFALQISQSHVQQLTTMFNEEQLPIPDGFDESTNLNMQAPPLFTDQFYLTYIQNLGKIGIEGYGFALANSARLDQCQYFSNCLNEQTQLFNKATELMLSKGAFTRPPHIPKPKQVEYVQKQSFLTGWFGDRRPLNVIEISGVYFNMTQNILGKALITGFSQVASSQEVRNFMTRGKQISAKHVEIFGSLLSEDDLPPASKWDAEPTDSTVSPFSDKLMMFHITSLIATGLGRYGATLGTSSRRDLGAHYTRLMAEITQFAEDGANIMIENGWLEKPPQAPDRDKLANVKK; translated from the coding sequence TTGCAAACAAACCACAATATTGATTTAACATCTGCAGAAGTTGCAAATCTATGGACTGCTTACCACAATGATACGATGATTATTTGCGTGATTAAGCATGCTCTAGCACATATTCAAGACTCGGAAGTTATTGACGTTTTAAAGTTTGCTTTACAAATATCTCAATCTCACGTTCAACAATTAACAACCATGTTTAACGAAGAACAGCTTCCGATCCCCGATGGATTTGACGAAAGTACGAACCTTAATATGCAAGCCCCTCCTCTGTTTACAGATCAGTTCTATCTGACATACATTCAAAACTTAGGAAAAATCGGAATTGAAGGTTATGGATTTGCCTTGGCCAATTCTGCTCGATTAGACCAATGCCAATATTTTTCTAATTGTCTAAATGAACAGACACAGCTATTTAACAAAGCAACAGAACTCATGTTATCAAAGGGAGCGTTTACAAGGCCTCCACACATACCTAAACCGAAACAGGTTGAGTATGTTCAAAAGCAGAGCTTTTTAACCGGCTGGTTTGGAGATCGTAGACCTTTGAATGTCATTGAAATATCGGGTGTTTATTTTAATATGACTCAAAATATATTAGGTAAAGCATTAATAACAGGATTTAGTCAGGTCGCTTCATCACAAGAGGTTCGTAATTTTATGACAAGAGGAAAACAAATTTCAGCAAAGCATGTTGAAATATTTGGGTCCCTTTTAAGTGAAGATGACTTACCTCCAGCAAGTAAATGGGATGCCGAACCAACTGATTCAACAGTTTCTCCATTTTCCGATAAACTGATGATGTTCCATATTACATCATTAATTGCGACAGGACTAGGGCGTTATGGTGCGACACTTGGTACCAGTTCTAGGCGTGATTTGGGGGCTCATTATACTCGGTTGATGGCAGAGATTACACAATTTGCGGAAGATGGAGCGAATATTATGATTGAGAACGGTTGGCTCGAAAAACCACCACAAGCACCTGATAGGGACAAATTAGCCAATGTTAAGAAATGA
- a CDS encoding SdpI family protein: MFANSFLGTIILIAGLVLFTFPPKKINSFYGYRTGQSMDNLRSWTFANKLSSRLLILSGAILILVETVTGNFIVTLVLSFVFLILIFILVERKLKRMNE, encoded by the coding sequence ATGTTTGCAAATTCATTTTTAGGAACGATCATTTTGATAGCTGGACTCGTGCTATTTACTTTTCCACCCAAAAAAATTAATAGCTTTTACGGATATAGAACTGGTCAGTCTATGGACAATTTGAGGAGTTGGACTTTTGCCAATAAACTTAGTAGCAGGCTGCTTATCCTTAGTGGAGCCATTCTCATTCTCGTAGAAACTGTTACCGGTAACTTTATCGTTACACTCGTTTTGAGTTTTGTCTTTTTAATTTTGATATTTATTTTAGTAGAAAGGAAGCTTAAGAGAATGAACGAATAA
- the minD gene encoding septum site-determining protein MinD, whose protein sequence is MGEAIVVTSGKGGVGKTTTTANIGTALALSGKKVCLVDTDIGLRNLDVVMGLENRIIYDLVDVIEGRCRLQQALIKDKRFECLSLLPAAQTKDKSAVEPKQMEKLVEELKQDYDYVLIDCPAGIEQGFKNAIAGADQAIVVTTPEVSSVRDADRIIGLLEKESTSSPKLVVNRIRTHMMKTGEAIDVDEIVSILAVDLLGIVADDDDVIKASNSGEPIAMDPKSRASLAYRNISRRINGESVPLMSLEDDKGMFKKMKKFFGMRA, encoded by the coding sequence GTGGGAGAAGCCATCGTCGTAACTTCTGGAAAAGGCGGTGTCGGTAAAACGACAACCACTGCCAATATTGGGACAGCATTAGCGCTGTCCGGAAAAAAAGTTTGCTTGGTGGATACAGATATCGGACTTCGAAACCTGGATGTTGTCATGGGACTTGAAAACCGGATTATTTATGACCTTGTTGATGTAATAGAAGGGCGCTGCCGATTGCAGCAAGCGCTCATTAAAGATAAACGTTTTGAATGTCTGTCGTTACTTCCTGCAGCTCAGACAAAGGACAAGTCCGCAGTAGAACCTAAGCAAATGGAGAAACTTGTGGAGGAGTTAAAACAGGACTACGACTACGTGTTAATTGACTGCCCTGCTGGTATCGAACAAGGATTTAAAAACGCCATTGCCGGCGCTGACCAGGCAATTGTTGTCACAACACCCGAGGTATCATCTGTTCGAGATGCTGATCGTATTATCGGACTATTAGAAAAGGAGAGTACCTCTTCACCAAAACTCGTTGTCAACAGAATTCGTACACATATGATGAAAACCGGTGAAGCTATCGATGTAGATGAAATTGTATCTATTCTGGCCGTAGATCTTTTAGGCATTGTTGCAGATGACGATGATGTCATTAAAGCCTCCAATTCCGGAGAACCAATTGCCATGGATCCAAAAAGTAGAGCATCGCTTGCTTACCGTAACATTTCTCGCAGAATAAACGGAGAATCCGTTCCATTAATGTCTCTAGAAGATGACAAAGGGATGTTCAAAAAAATGAAAAAGTTTTTTGGTATGAGAGCTTAA
- the minC gene encoding septum site-determining protein MinC, with amino-acid sequence MVQKQTKPQNVIIKGTKDGLTFVLNDQCAFEDLLGELSDKLSERPQPQEMDQNPLVRIKLVSGKRYLEQEQIDQLQSQLSEQIHAVIDSIETDVVTKVEAEKMRLDNQVTRLAKVIRSGQVIEVRGDLLLIGDVNPGGTVKASGNIYVLGALRGIAHAGTLDNKEAIICASKMAPSQLRIADVIRRPPERESEESQDMECAFVNHEGEMVLDRLQKISQVRPTITDELLG; translated from the coding sequence ATGGTACAAAAGCAGACCAAGCCACAAAATGTCATAATAAAAGGAACAAAAGACGGCTTAACATTTGTCTTAAATGATCAGTGCGCCTTTGAAGATTTGTTGGGAGAACTGTCTGATAAACTATCGGAGCGTCCACAGCCACAGGAGATGGACCAAAATCCTCTTGTGCGGATCAAATTGGTTTCAGGCAAGCGATACTTGGAACAAGAACAAATCGATCAATTGCAGTCACAATTAAGCGAACAAATTCATGCCGTCATCGATAGCATCGAAACGGATGTGGTCACAAAAGTTGAAGCTGAGAAAATGCGCTTGGATAACCAAGTTACGAGACTAGCAAAAGTTATCCGATCCGGACAGGTGATCGAAGTTCGGGGGGACCTTTTACTCATTGGAGATGTTAACCCAGGCGGAACCGTGAAAGCTTCAGGAAACATTTACGTATTAGGAGCTTTGCGGGGGATTGCTCATGCAGGTACGCTTGACAATAAAGAGGCGATTATTTGTGCTTCTAAAATGGCTCCCTCACAATTACGGATCGCCGATGTGATTCGCAGACCACCAGAAAGAGAATCAGAAGAGTCACAGGATATGGAATGTGCCTTTGTAAATCACGAGGGCGAAATGGTTCTAGACCGCTTGCAAAAAATCAGTCAAGTTCGTCCAACGATTACAGATGAATTACTAGGATAG
- the mreD gene encoding rod shape-determining protein MreD: MIRYSIFLGLLLLFVLEGTVFQIFAPDLYGFSYLLIPRWVLAVLVFVGILQGRGIALFYAIGFGILYDFIYAPLLGVYTFGMALVVYFVSFTIPFIQKNLGMSISLALLAIVGLEYFVYGIYTLMGLASQPHELFFYERLLPTFVFNGLLLIIAGYHLKKWILYVVKRRLEEV; this comes from the coding sequence ATGATCCGCTACTCGATTTTTTTAGGGTTGTTGCTGTTGTTTGTGCTCGAAGGGACAGTTTTTCAAATATTTGCACCTGATTTGTACGGATTTTCCTACCTGTTGATTCCTCGCTGGGTATTAGCGGTCCTTGTTTTTGTCGGCATTCTTCAAGGACGAGGTATCGCGCTTTTTTACGCCATTGGATTTGGTATTTTATACGACTTTATATACGCACCTTTACTCGGTGTTTATACGTTTGGAATGGCACTTGTCGTTTATTTCGTTTCGTTTACCATTCCATTCATTCAAAAAAATCTAGGGATGTCTATTTCACTTGCGTTGCTGGCTATCGTCGGGCTCGAGTATTTTGTCTACGGCATTTATACTTTGATGGGCCTCGCCAGTCAGCCTCATGAACTATTTTTCTATGAGCGTTTGTTACCAACGTTTGTATTTAATGGTTTGCTTCTTATAATTGCTGGATACCATTTGAAAAAGTGGATTCTTTATGTCGTAAAACGAAGGCTCGAGGAAGTGTAA
- the mreC gene encoding rod shape-determining protein MreC: MAPFFSNKRLIVLLVCIIVLVALIGYSMSDKRSMSLPEQVVNDSVGWVQSAFSRPAHFVAGFFENINDMRTIYEENKILKSHLDDYASLQVELSELRRHNEELQDSLDLREDPDLYDYSIRSALVISRSPDRWTEYIGLNKGSQHGVEADMAVMTSQGLIGKVQSVSQFTSTVQLLSDQDRANRISAMANGDDPIYGFIEGINEETGYLQFTKIDIDEDLEEGMTVVTSGLGGVFPSELVIGEIVEYETDEFGLTQQASVKPSADLDQLNYVMVIERGAAQLESEIDPENEEDN; encoded by the coding sequence ATGGCCCCATTTTTTTCAAACAAGCGTTTAATTGTGTTGCTTGTTTGCATCATTGTGTTAGTTGCACTGATCGGGTATTCTATGAGCGATAAACGTTCGATGTCTTTACCTGAACAGGTCGTCAATGACAGCGTTGGTTGGGTTCAATCCGCTTTTTCAAGACCCGCTCACTTTGTAGCGGGCTTCTTTGAGAACATCAATGACATGCGAACAATCTACGAAGAAAATAAAATATTAAAGTCACACTTGGATGATTACGCTTCTTTGCAAGTTGAACTATCTGAATTAAGACGTCACAATGAAGAGCTCCAGGATTCTTTAGATTTGCGGGAAGACCCGGATTTGTATGACTACTCTATTCGATCTGCTTTAGTCATTAGCCGCTCTCCTGATCGTTGGACTGAGTACATTGGACTCAATAAAGGTTCTCAGCATGGTGTTGAAGCAGATATGGCAGTGATGACTTCACAAGGTTTAATCGGGAAAGTACAAAGCGTTTCTCAATTTACATCAACTGTTCAACTTTTATCGGATCAGGATCGCGCAAATCGTATTTCAGCCATGGCAAACGGAGATGATCCGATTTACGGTTTTATCGAGGGAATAAATGAGGAAACAGGCTATTTGCAATTTACTAAAATTGATATTGATGAAGATCTAGAAGAAGGCATGACGGTCGTTACTTCAGGTTTAGGAGGGGTATTCCCAAGTGAACTTGTTATTGGAGAAATTGTAGAGTATGAAACAGATGAATTCGGGTTAACACAACAGGCATCCGTTAAGCCTTCAGCAGACCTTGATCAATTGAACTACGTAATGGTCATAGAACGAGGGGCTGCTCAGCTTGAATCAGAAATCGACCCGGAAAACGAGGAAGATAACTGA